The Cryptomeria japonica chromosome 6, Sugi_1.0, whole genome shotgun sequence genomic interval ATCTCAAATCTAAAAGTTATTTGTTTTGATCCTTATAACCTATATACAAATATCGATGTCTACAAAGAATTTTTCAAATGATCGAGAATATTTCTATCATTTACAAATTGAATACTACAATTAATCATGTAGTATACTTAAGCCACTATGCAATTAttgatgttttaaaaatgatgcaatGAATAATGGAGACTTCTTGTTAGGTGCTAAATGAGTGTTAAAATGTTAGTATTTGAAATGAATAAGGGGTTGTCCTTAATTATAATACCTTCACATGTAATTCAAAATGCCTCATAGTTCAAGATGAGTCATAACAAATAAAAGAAGTGAAGCATTTAGGTccaagatttaaaataaaaataaaaatgaaaactcGATTTTGTTTTCACAAATCACAAAATAGACTTAAATTAATTTGACTATTTATAAATCTAAACTAagattataaattaataaattatgaatCAAATCTCAACTTAAAAAATATACAAACGAAATATAATAAATTCATATCATTGAACTAAAAGGTATAAACCTATAGTGAGAAATATTATAACTAATAGTGGAAAGAAAAAACTATTTAGAAccaacatttatttattttatatattgacCCCTCTCTAAAAAATTAAATATCTCTAAATAAAAACAAAACACTAAAAATTTAATACATAAtaatttaaagtaaaataaaattatctcttaaataaacaaataaataattctaattttttattctaaaTAAACTAATCTAAAATGTTGTAAAATATAATTTCAAATATCTATCCATCTTATATAATAAATTTAatacaaatatcttaaaataaatatcactaaatccaacatattttaaataaatatttaaaaatagtaTACTTGGTAGGTAGTCATCTGTTTTAAACATATTAAAGTGAATCCAAAACAAAAGGTCAAAGATCTAAAGAAAACCAAAATAAATGCATCGATTAATTAGAAATAAATTACCATTCTTTCTAGAAGAACGGATGGCTCCTCTGGTCTCCGTATCGCTTTCTTCATCATAAAATCTAACGTTAGCAGGCAGTGAAAAAATCACATACAGATAAGGTTATCCTTCCTTTGACTGAGACCCATACGCGTTAATACCGAGTATTGGTCCACATACACGGGACAAATACGCTGTATATTCGTAGGTATAGAGCAGTACCACTACATATCAGTCAGTATATATGAAGAAGTTGAGGAGACAGTTACCCAAAGAGTTCTGGCTACTTACATAACTGCCTCAAGCAAGTGCTGCTGAGCTCTGAAAAATCTCGGGTTTaattttctttatttctgatagAAAGGATTTGGAGAAAGGTTTTATAAGTTTTCTAAGTTTTGATCAGGCATGGCTCAGCTGCTGATTCATGGAACACTCCATGTCACCATATTTGAGGCCACTAACGTCGCTGATCCTGGCCGTGCCACTGGAGGAGCTCCTAAGATTTTTAGAAAGGTAATCCCAATTGGGAATCTGAAAAGATACATTGAATTTGAAATTCTGCAATGCTGTAATTTACTTTTCTATTTTTGTGTGCGTTTATGGAAGTTAAAAAGCATTGTGCCTAGATCACTTAGTCTTTGGTCTAATGAATTGGCCTGAGCAAGTTTGTATTGAATTGCACAGTGACCGAACATCGTTTTTTAATTTCCCGGTATTTCCGTTAGGTTTTGGCCGGAAAATCTGTGAAATATGCTGAAGGGCTGTGGGGATCCTACTTTTAATTTTTGCTTGATTGGGTTGAAACTTGTTTAGGTCATAGGATAGGTCAGTCACAAACTTAGATCTGAAGAGCAATACACCCACAAGGTTGGTTGCACTTCTGATCCAGACGATCGTGGCAAACCTGTAGGAGGCCTGAAACACATTGCAAGCATTGCTTTGCAGTTTTTAGCTTTTCTGTGTGGCCAAAATCCTTATCATCGTCACCATTTGCGCAGAAAATCTAGAATAATGTTTCTAAGTGTTATGGGTTGAAACTGATAGTTATGGCGATTCAGCAACAAAGTTGCAAGAGCTCTGAGCGGCCAATGGAACATTGTTTCGTATTTTCTGTCTAAACGATGAGAGCTTGAGCTAATTTGGGAGCCTTAGCATGGAGTGGTCTAAATACTCATCTTTTTGCCATAAAAGTAAAACAATGTTTATGTGATCTTTAGGGCATCGTGGCCAGATGCTAATTTGGATTATCTGCATTCTGAGATCTGAAGTTTAAAATGATTTTATTTGTGAATGGGAGGTCACGAGATCAACTCTCGGGAACCTTTTCGACGTGCCTTGTTGTTTTTAATTCTTAGATCCTTCTGTTGTTGTGCAGTTCATCCAAGGAATCGAAGAAACGGTAGGATTTGGCAAAGGATCGAACAAATTGTATGCTACTATAGATCTGGAGCGAGCTCGCGTGGGTCGAACCCGGATCCTCCACGAAGAGCCCCAGAATCCAAGATGGTATGAGTCCTTTCACATTTACTGTGCCCACCAAGCTTCCAAAGTGGTTTTTAGCATTAAAGATGATAACCCAATAGGAGCAACTTTGATGGGAAGAGCTCATGTGCCCGTGAAGGATCTGCTGACTGGGGAGGAAGTTGATGAGTGGTTGGCTCTGCTAAACCAAGATGGAGAGCCAGTTAAAGGAGGGGGTAGGATTCATGTCAAATTGCAGTATTTTGATGTCTCACATGATCGGAATTGGGGTAAGGGTATTTGGACAAAGAAGTTCCCTGGGGTACCTTATACTTTTTATCCACAGAGAAATGGTTGTAAAGTTACTCTGTATCAGGATGCCCACATGCCTGATAAGTTTATGCCTAGGATACCCTTATCTGGAGGTCAGCTTTATCAGCCTCATAGGTGTTGGGAGGATGTGTTTGATGCAATCATGAATGCAAAGCATTTGATTTACATTACTGGGTGGTCGGTTTACACACATATTCGTTTGATTAGGGACTCTAGGAGGCCTAAGTCTGGCGGTGATGAGATCCTTGGCGAGCTTCTTAAGAGAAAGGCCGAGGAAGGGGTTAGGGTTCTTATGCTAGTTTGGGATGATAGAACCTCTGGTGGGTTGACGTTGAAGAAGGATGGAATGATGGCCACCCATGATGAGGATACTGCAAAATACTTCGAGGGATCAGAGGTACATTGTGTTTTGTGCCCTAGAAATCCTGATGACGGGGGGAGTATTGTGCAGGATATACAGATTTCTACAATGTTTACCCATCATCAGAAGATTATTGTTGTGGACAGTCCTCTTCCTGGTTCAGGTTCAGAAGAGAGGAGAATTTTGAGTTTTGTTGGGGGGATTGATCTTTGTGATGGAAGGTATGACACTCAGTTCCATTCTCTGTTTGGGACTTTGAATGGTGTTCATCATGATGATTTCCATCAGCCCAATTTCCCTGGTTCAGCTATTACGAAAGGAGGGCCCAGAGAGCCCTGGCATGATATTCATTCCAAACTCGAAGGATCAATTGCTTGGGATGTGTTGTTTAACTTTGAGCAGCGATGGAGAAAGCAAGGGGGCAAGGATTTGCTCTTGGACATAAGAAATATTGACGACATCATTCCTCCCTCACCTGTAACTTATGAGGAAGATCGAGAAACATGGCATGTTCAGCTCTTCAGATCCATTGATGGAGGAGCTGCATTTGGGTTTCCAGAGACACCAGAGGCAGCAGCAGGAGCAGGACTGGTTAGTGGAAAGGATAATATCATAGATCGGAGCATTCAAGATGCTTATATCAATGCCATCCGTCGTGCAAAGGACTTCATATATATAGAGAATCAATACTTCTTAGGAAGCTCTTACGGATGGAAACCAGATGACATCAAAgtggaagacataaatgctcttCACCTTATTCCCAAGGAGCTGTCTTTAAAAATTGTTAGCAAGATAGAAGCTGGAGAACCATTCAGAGTCTATGTTGTGGTACCAATGTGGCCAGAGGGACAACCAGAAACTGGTTCTGTGCAGGCCATTTTGGATTGGCAGAGGAGGACTCTGGAGATGATGTATACTGACATTGCACAGGCTTTGCGTGCAAAGCAGATTTACGATCAGAGTCCTAAGGATTATCTAACATTTTTCTGTTTGGCAAACAGAGAGGTCAAGAAAGATGGTGAGTATGTGCCTGACGAGGAACCTGAGGAGGATTCAGACTACAAGAGAGCTCAGGAGAACAGGCGTTTTATGATTTATGTGCACTCAAAGATGATGATAGGTAAGAAAACTTTCCCACATCAGTGTTAGAACTGGAGGATGACATTTATATTGGTATTATGAATTCGACCATCCTAGATATTTTGTTTTGCATTATATGTCGTCTATATGGAGCACTCAATTTATTTCTCTAAACTTTGGTCTTTAATACCATATGATTGTTTTACATGAAGTTCTGAGTCAACCGCTTGAAGCTTTTAGGAATCTGTAGGCACGCCTGGCTATAAGATCATGAAGAAAGTGAAGGTCTTAATTAAGGGGTTGTACAGATGAATCGAGTTGAAGATAGAGTTTTCTTTCTTCTTATTTGCTTTTGGTCCTTTGTTCCCTTATTTGAGGTTGTATGCTTGATTTTTTTAACAAATGCTTTGCTCTTTCTTCTAATACTTACATGTTCTAAGTGTTAGAATCATTTATCAGTAGACTAAGCGCAACCTTTAGGATTATACGTTAAGATATACAAAACTAAGTATAGTTTAGAAACTAGAGTCAAATGGATTGTCTAAATGTGTGAATCTGATTTCATATGCTTGCTTGGTGTCTGCTGATGTAGAAAGACAACTCTCTGTTTTCTAATTTCTTGTCTGTTTCTTTTGCGCAGTGGACGATGAGTACATTATTGTTGGATCAGCTAACATCAACCAGCGTTCTATGGATGGTGGAAGGGACTCCGAAATAGCAATGGGAGCTTACCAACCATATCATCTAGCTGCACGAGGACCTGCCAGGGGTCAAATCCATGGTTTCAGGATGTCTCTCTGGTATGAACATACCGGACTTCTGGACAATTCCTTCGGTAGTCCCCAAAGTATAGAATGCATCCAGAAAATGAACAAAATAGGGGATCGATATTGGGATTCATATACCAGTGAAAGCCTGGTAAAAGATCTACCAGGTCATTTGTTGAGCTATCCAATTGGTATCACAAATGAAGGTGATGTGACAGAGCTCCCTGGTTTTGAAAACTTTCCAGACACAAAGGCTCGTGTTTTGGGCACCAAATCAGATTATATGCCTCCGATTTTGACCACATAAGGAGATACTGCCAAGTTCTTGTCAAAAAACTGCTAGGTCTTTCAGAGCTTGGATTATGTGCAGAACTGATTGCTCTCTTTCTTCCTCCTTTGGGTGGTCATTGCATCTTAGAAACATAGACTTCTTTTCATCAGATCATAGACAGCTAAAGACCATGTTAGAATCTTGACAGATTTGTCCTTTTATGCTTTGTTTTCTGTATTAAAGCTGCTTAACAGTCAAACTAGAGAACTGATACTAATCTCTGGGTGAAATTAATAAATATTAGCGTTACTACAATGTAGAAAAGTTAGTGTCTCAATAATTTGCAAGGTATTCACTGCTTGTCTAAAAGAATCCATATttattgagtaatgcaaaattgaGGTATTTGATATGCTAGCAAGTTTTGTTTTGATATCAAAGGCTCGATTGTCAGCAATCAAGTTTCAATTCAAGAATGTTCTAGCTGAAAGATATTCATTTGTCACATAGATGGTTAGTTTTCCACTGTTCTAAGCGTGTGGATGTTACCATGTATCAGTGTGCAGAATTTCTGATGCTTTTTATTATCCAGTGTTTCCAACTATTGTTGATAATACAACATACATAATTCTTATATTCACGGTAAATCCTTTATTCTGGTCTCTCTCGACCCTTCTTGCATGCTGATGCCTTTCTATAATGAAGGGCCCATGCTGAGTATTTTTCAGTTGGTTCAAGACAACTATTCTGTAATCTTGTTCTGTATTCTATGTCATGGATGATTTACACGCAAACATAATATTGCAGACTTGCAGACATATGGTTTATACAGTATGTAAATTCTCTGTTTTGATGATTTGAATCATGGAGTTTGATCTAAAACGTTAAAACAAAAAACTTACACAATCGATACCAGAAACTTCGCACAAATATAATATTTGCAATTATGATCTACATTTCAGTATACCTGCAATTCAGGTGATATTTTGAGATTTAAGAAATActaaaaattagtgttttttaaGAGTAAGACAGAACCTGCTATGAGAAACTTGTTTACCATTTCAATTTCCATTTCCTTCAGTCAATGGAAAAGGTTCCATAACCATAACAAAAACAAATAGATGAAACCATTATAATATACAAAGTTTAAACCTCAGACAGAACTACATTTATGACCAATCCTTGCATCTAGGAGAAACTTGTATTTACCAATTCAATTTCTATTTCCTTACAGTCAATGGAAGTCTCCACAACCATAACAAAGACAAATAGCCAATAGTTGTAAAACTATAATTAACATACAAAGTTTTAACTTCTAACATTAAACATCAAACTATTTATAAGATCTATTTGTATAGAGTTTTTTATTTATCATTGTGAATAACATTTCATGGTGCTACGAGGTTGTGTAAAAAGAAAAGGAAATCTTCAAGGCATTTTGAGACCTGTGACTCAGAGCTTGAATGCCTGCATCACATATCCTACATTTATTCATGTTTTTACCCTAGTTCCTGGTGACCTAGAGAACCTCTATGAGCTTACGCTACAATATATCACACCTAAGGTGAATACTATGCAAGGGATATATCTAGGTTGTCTTATGCTATAGATGCATCTAGTTTATGTTGTTAATCATACCTACCAAGAACAAAGGTTATGTA includes:
- the LOC131042996 gene encoding phospholipase D alpha 1; amino-acid sequence: MAQLLIHGTLHVTIFEATNVADPGRATGGAPKIFRKFIQGIEETVGFGKGSNKLYATIDLERARVGRTRILHEEPQNPRWYESFHIYCAHQASKVVFSIKDDNPIGATLMGRAHVPVKDLLTGEEVDEWLALLNQDGEPVKGGGRIHVKLQYFDVSHDRNWGKGIWTKKFPGVPYTFYPQRNGCKVTLYQDAHMPDKFMPRIPLSGGQLYQPHRCWEDVFDAIMNAKHLIYITGWSVYTHIRLIRDSRRPKSGGDEILGELLKRKAEEGVRVLMLVWDDRTSGGLTLKKDGMMATHDEDTAKYFEGSEVHCVLCPRNPDDGGSIVQDIQISTMFTHHQKIIVVDSPLPGSGSEERRILSFVGGIDLCDGRYDTQFHSLFGTLNGVHHDDFHQPNFPGSAITKGGPREPWHDIHSKLEGSIAWDVLFNFEQRWRKQGGKDLLLDIRNIDDIIPPSPVTYEEDRETWHVQLFRSIDGGAAFGFPETPEAAAGAGLVSGKDNIIDRSIQDAYINAIRRAKDFIYIENQYFLGSSYGWKPDDIKVEDINALHLIPKELSLKIVSKIEAGEPFRVYVVVPMWPEGQPETGSVQAILDWQRRTLEMMYTDIAQALRAKQIYDQSPKDYLTFFCLANREVKKDGEYVPDEEPEEDSDYKRAQENRRFMIYVHSKMMIVDDEYIIVGSANINQRSMDGGRDSEIAMGAYQPYHLAARGPARGQIHGFRMSLWYEHTGLLDNSFGSPQSIECIQKMNKIGDRYWDSYTSESLVKDLPGHLLSYPIGITNEGDVTELPGFENFPDTKARVLGTKSDYMPPILTT